Within the Magnetospirillum sp. ME-1 genome, the region CGAAAAACTCAAAGTGGCTTTTTGCTCGTTCCACGGCCCCGGAATTACACATCACCTCAGTTGACGAAGTATGGTGTGATGTCCGAAAGGAAGCTGGCTTGCCCCATGTGAACATCCACGATCTTCGCCGATCATGGATTACGTTCGCCATTGATGACTTGAAGATTAGCCTTGAGACGGTCTCGAAGGCAGTTGGGCACTCAAGCCCGGAGGTCACCAGAATCCACTACAACAAGATTGCCCGGAAAACCAAGCTCAAGGCGAATCACGACATTGCAGAAGGATTGGCATCTGCAATGATGGGCGATTAGATGCATCAGCCCGCAGCAATCTATGGCCGTTGATACCATAAATCTGATATGGTTCTGAGGATCGGATGAAGGCGACCCTTATTCTCCACACCAAGGCGGTCTACGACGATGGGTCCATCGTTGAGATGAGAGTCTGGGCAGTGCCGATGCAGGTTCAAGGCAGCGGCCATGGTTTCAAGTACTCGCTGTTCTACGGTCGAGACGGAAGGCGGATCGTCGGCTACGACAACGAGGCTGGAAAGGGCGATCACCGGCATCTTGATGGCGATGAGACTGCGTACTCATTCTCCACCATTGAGCAGTTGATTGAGGATTTTAAGGCCGATGTCAGACGGCGGAGGGCAAATTGAACCGGATCAATGTTTCCATCGGCAACGGGCATAGCGATCCTCTTGATGACATGGGCAAGAGAGTGATCGCGGCATGGCATAACGCCGAACATGGAAAAATCGGTGAACCCGAACTCAACGTGACATTCGAGTCTATGGAGGCTTTTCTCCGTCACGTTACGCCGAAGCGATTGGAAATGGTTCGCTTCCTTCGGGAGCACCCCACGACATCAGTTGCAGAACTCGCCCGGCAACTCGGTCGAGATTATAAAAACGTCTATGAAGATGTGGACGCCCTGGCCGCTGCGGGGTTGATCGAAAAGGAAGGTCGGTCGATCAGGGCGATTGCAGACGAGATAGTCCTGAAGCTTTAGGGAATTTCCAGAGCAGCATGGTGTTCCGCCAAGCCCCCCATTATTTGGCACCGCCCAGAGCCTTTGCCATCGCCAGAACCTGATCCCGGACCTTGAGGTCATTGATGCTGAAATAGGCTCGGACCAATTCGAGGGTTTCCCGCCGTGTCATCGGATCATCGTCGGGGACATCAACTGACTTGGTGACATTGCCACGGATCACCTCGACCGGCGATGCTGCCTGGGCAGTCGAAGAGATTTCCTCAAAAAAGTAGCCAACCCGGACATCCAGAACACGGGATAGATCGAACAGCCTGGATGCTCCGACCCGATTGGCTCCACGTTCGTACTTCTGGACCTGCTGGAAGGTCAGCCCCAGGCATTCTCCAAGCTTCTCCTGGCTCATTCCAAGCAGGGTCCGACGAAGCCGAATGCGGGCACCAACATGAACATCAATGGGATTGGCACTGCCATCGTCCAAGCGACCTCTGGTAGACCGGCCAGCCTTCTTGGCGACCTTGGCAGGCTTGGGGGCGATTGCGGGCTTGGCACTCTTACGTGGCGGCATGGTGATCCCTTCCCCGTTCATCAGGTGGCTGATTTTGGCTTCCGGTTCGTCCGGGAATAGCCCAGCCCAACAGCCTTCGCAAACTCCGATCTGCGTGCAGCGTATTCTGGAGCGACGAGGGGATAATCCTTGGGCAAAGCCCACTTGGTCCGGTACTCGTCGGCGGTCAGCCCGTGCCCAGTCGTGAGGTGTCGCTTGAGCATCTTCTGCCGATCACCGCATTCCAAACAGACAATGTAATCAGGGGTCACCGACCGTTTCACCGAAACGGCAGGCTGCTGCCGTTCAGCCGGGACTGAAGCGGGGTTGTCGGCACCGGCTAAAGTCGAATAAACGGACTTGATCAGGCTTGGGATTTCAGTGGCAGCCAAGGTGCTGCTGCCCAGGTAGGCAGAAACGATCTTGGTGGTCAGTGCCTTGATGTCATCGGCCATTGATGGTGTCCTTGAGGCTCTTTCCGGCGGTGAATTTGGCAGACTTGCTGGCCGCGATGGTGAGGGTCTTGCCAGTCTGCGGATTCCTGCCTTCACGTGCAGGACGGGCAGAAACCGAGAAAGACCCGAAGCCAACAAGACGCACGTCATCGCCCGATTTCATGGCGGCGGTGATGGCTTCGAATACAGCGTCGATGGCACTTGCCGCGTCGGCCTTGGTCATGTTGGCACCATCGGCAACGGCGGCGATCAATTCGGACTTGTTCATTTGCCCCTCCCTACCAAACAAAAACGGAATGACTAACAGGCATCATTTATCAAACGGATTCACTCAGATATCGGCAAGGTAAACAGGAAAGTCGAGCCGCCTGAAGGTGATTGCTCGACCCAAATCTCTCCCCCGTGCCGCTCGACAATCTTCTTGCAGACAGAAAGACCGATCCCTGTTCCCTCGTATACCTCTCGGGTATGAAGTCGTTTGAAAAGCATAAAAATTCGGTCGAAGTATTCTGGTGCGATCCCGATACCATTATCTTGAACAGAGAAGACCGCCTTCCCATTATCGAGGCGAACATCTACGGCGATGTGGGGTCTTATCCCCTCTGTTCGATATTTGATGGCATTCCCAATTAGGTTTTGGAAAAGCCGATCTAATTGGTGGCCATCCCCAACCACCATGAGCGAAGCATTCACATCGACGACCACGTGTGCATCACACTCGGAAATGGCTGTCCCAAGATTTCTCACGGCACGGGAAATGGCATCACCGATCCGCATCGGAACCAGTGGTTCTCCCTGTCTATCAATTCTGGAGAATGCAAGCAGGTCCAGAACCATAGCATCCATTCGCCGGGCACCGTCGCGGACGAAGCCAATAAATTCATGCCCATCTGCGTCAAAGTGATGTCCGTAGCGGCGTTCAATCAGGTCAACATAGCTGCTGATCATACGGAGTGGCTCACGAAGATCATGGGATGCGACGTAGGCAAATTGCTCAAGTTCAGCGTTGGATGCCGCCAAATCCTTACAGGCAATTCCCAGTTTTTCTTCGCTCTCCTGTCTGACAGAGACATCAAAACAATAGCCGACATACCCGAGAAATTCGCCGGACTGGTTTTGAATTGGGATTCCGTAATCTACGATCCAACCGTATTCGCCACAGGCACGCTTGATGCGGTATTCCATGTCGAA harbors:
- a CDS encoding toxin-antitoxin system TumE family protein → MKATLILHTKAVYDDGSIVEMRVWAVPMQVQGSGHGFKYSLFYGRDGRRIVGYDNEAGKGDHRHLDGDETAYSFSTIEQLIEDFKADVRRRRAN
- a CDS encoding HVO_A0114 family putative DNA-binding protein, producing the protein MNRINVSIGNGHSDPLDDMGKRVIAAWHNAEHGKIGEPELNVTFESMEAFLRHVTPKRLEMVRFLREHPTTSVAELARQLGRDYKNVYEDVDALAAAGLIEKEGRSIRAIADEIVLKL
- a CDS encoding helix-turn-helix domain-containing protein; translated protein: MPPRKSAKPAIAPKPAKVAKKAGRSTRGRLDDGSANPIDVHVGARIRLRRTLLGMSQEKLGECLGLTFQQVQKYERGANRVGASRLFDLSRVLDVRVGYFFEEISSTAQAASPVEVIRGNVTKSVDVPDDDPMTRRETLELVRAYFSINDLKVRDQVLAMAKALGGAK
- a CDS encoding MucR family transcriptional regulator; the encoded protein is MADDIKALTTKIVSAYLGSSTLAATEIPSLIKSVYSTLAGADNPASVPAERQQPAVSVKRSVTPDYIVCLECGDRQKMLKRHLTTGHGLTADEYRTKWALPKDYPLVAPEYAARRSEFAKAVGLGYSRTNRKPKSAT
- a CDS encoding HU family DNA-binding protein — translated: MNKSELIAAVADGANMTKADAASAIDAVFEAITAAMKSGDDVRLVGFGSFSVSARPAREGRNPQTGKTLTIAASKSAKFTAGKSLKDTINGR
- a CDS encoding sensor histidine kinase, which gives rise to MIVANTGWPDLELLKAAPILIWRAGLDAKCNWFNPAWLAYTGRTMEQEMGNGWAEGVHPDDFDRCLKIYLDAFALRQPFDMEYRIKRACGEYGWIVDYGIPIQNQSGEFLGYVGYCFDVSVRQESEEKLGIACKDLAASNAELEQFAYVASHDLREPLRMISSYVDLIERRYGHHFDADGHEFIGFVRDGARRMDAMVLDLLAFSRIDRQGEPLVPMRIGDAISRAVRNLGTAISECDAHVVVDVNASLMVVGDGHQLDRLFQNLIGNAIKYRTEGIRPHIAVDVRLDNGKAVFSVQDNGIGIAPEYFDRIFMLFKRLHTREVYEGTGIGLSVCKKIVERHGGEIWVEQSPSGGSTFLFTLPISE